The DNA sequence ACTGCCGGCAGGCCAGGTCGTTGACCTCGATGATCTTTCCAGTCCGGTCAACTATCCAGTAGGCATCGAGCGACGTCTCCGTCAGTACCTCATACTGCCTTGCCGACTGCAGTTGTTGTTCTTCCTGCAGCTTCTTTTCGGCAATGTCCCACGCCAGGTCGGCGAGCAGACTGACAACCTTCACGTCGCTTTCGTTGTACTCATGGGGCTTATTCCCCAGACCGAGAATCGCCACTATCTTGTTGTTGCGGAAGACTGGCACCACCATCTCACGAACAACGACAGCAGGTTCCTTTGACAGGTTGCAATGGTCCAGGGAGGCATATTCGTTGTGGATCACCGGTTTACGGGCCGTGATGCAGTCTATCCATACTCCTGCCTTATCGACGCTGTAATACCAGTTTTTTTCATCAGCCCGGCAGCAATCACGAACTGTTCTGGTGGACCATGCTTTGAGGGTTACGCAGCGGCTCTCTTCATCATAGGAATGATAGAAGCCGATCAAGCTGCCGGTGAGTGCCTCCAGTCGATCCAGAGTTTCGACCAGCAGCTCATCCAACGTGTGGTCTGCTGCGAATTGCATCAGATGGAGCCTTGCCCGGTAGACCAACTCGACTTGCTTCCGCTCTGAGATATCGTGAAGGGTAACTAATACTTGGTAAGGAACTGTTTCTTCCTCGTGGAACATCGGAATGGCATTGACTTCCAGCCAGATAAAGTCATTCCGCTTGGAGCTGAACACCCCGGCCACCATGTCCCGCACCGTTTTGCCAGTGGTCAGTGCAAGCGTGGCGGGGTGACATTCCGGCGGCAGTTGCTGGCCGTCTTCGGTTATAACTTGCCACGCGGGGGGGGAGGAGGTGCGTTCGAAGAACTCTTCTCTGGTTAGGCCGAAGAGTGCCAGGGCGGCGGAGTTAACGTCCACAAGCTGACCATCGGCATTCTGCAGAAACGCCCCTTGGCCCATATTGCTGAACAATGTCTGGAATTGTTGTAGCACTTCAACCATTCGTCATTGCTCCAATAGAGTTTTCATGCACTGTATTGACGATTTAGGGCGTTAGCTACAAGGATTCGGTTTGGCTAGCCACAGAATCTTGTTAGAGAATCCTGCGCAACTCATTAATTTATATATTCGCGATTTACTAACAGACTGTATCATCTTAACAATAAACTCGGTGAACGCAATTCAACTGTTTTGCCTGATACGTAATTAGAATGGTAACTCTTTGTGAGCACGGTTCTAAGCCTATAAGGGAAAGTCTTATGCCAATTGACAATCTTAGTCATTTTATCTGCAATCGGCTATATCTCCGATTTTAGCATTGCTACGAATTATTTTTTGTAGGAGGGATAGTAACGTGGTGAGTTTGAGAGGGTTACAATTTCGTGTAAAATTTGGTTACAAATTTAATCCCATAAACGGTGCAGTTTGACATAAAAGACCTCCGAGACTCTACGTCCCATAAGATATATTATGTCAAGTACGATATTGACGTGATTATCTGTGGGACGTTTCTCGTTTAATCCTCTTTAGAATCCCTAAGCCAGTTACTATAGCGGCGCGATTGCTTTTACAGTGATGTACGATTGCTTTGGCAGTAGCTACATTGAATTATTTCATAAAATAAGGGGGTGTTTTAAGCCCCCTTAAATATCAACTATTTATTGATAATGACTTTCATTATTATATGAATAATCCCACCTCGTCCCACTAGTGAAACTTACCCCAACGCTCTCATTTGCCCTCAGATCGATTTTCAGGGAACAGTGCATAGGGAAGCATGCCATATATAAACTTCTTACAATCTAAATACGGGAGTCACCAGTTCCAGATGATCAACTCTTTCCTCCCTACTCCCTTAGCTCCTCCACCAACTGTATAGTCTATATCCACCAGCTTGGAAGAGAAGCTCTTAAAGATCTCCTGGATGTCGGGATGGTCATTGATACTTAGAATGGCATGGCCTTTCACTGCCCGCATCATTTCAGCCATCTCCTGGTATTGCTCGATCCCAAAAGGAACCCCATAACCCTCGGTTTGCCAATACGGTGGATCCAGATAGAAAACCGTGTGCGACCGATCATACTTGGTCATGCAGCGCTGCCAGGTTAAATGCTCGATACAAACCCTGGCCAGTCTTATATGTGCCTGGCTGAGATCCTCTTCAAGCCGCAGCAAATTCAATCGGGGCATGCTTGTCGTTGCCGTGCCGAATGTCCGGCCATCAACCTTGCCGCCAAATGATAGCTTTTGCAGGTAAAAAAACCGCGCTGCTCGCTGGATATCCGTCAATGTTTCCGGTGGCGTTTCCTGCAGCCACTCGAAGATTTTACGACTGGTTAAAGCCCATTTAAACTGTCGTAAAAACTCCTCAAGATGATGCTGGACTACTCTATATAATGTGACCAAGTCAAGATTGATATCGTTCAGCACTTCAACCTTGGATTGCTCTTTCATAAAGAGGATGGCAGCAGCCCCGGCGCAAGGTTCTACATAACAGGTATGCTCCGGGATGAGCGGCAATATATGTTTGGCAAGTCTTCTCTTGCCTCCTATCCATGGGAAAATCGGTTTATTCATTTGAGCCTCCATTGCAGTTTTGTCAGTTTATGGTAGGCTTACCCTTGCTCTGATCAGGGCGGGGCAGCCTTGGTCGGCTCACAGCCTTGTTCTGTGGGTTTGGCGTTCGAGTCGTATGCCAGTACGGCTCGATCGCTGCCTCTTAATTCCTTCCTATAAAGTCTCCATCAATTCAAACGCCACAGAGTGGTTATTAACGTATGGGAATTCGATCGCAGATAACCGCCGCAATGTTGCCAGCCAGCTCCGTTTTTTCAACAGTACTCCGGTGTCTGTTGGCTCGAATACAAAAAGCAGCGGCTGATCAATGCCTCGATCCCATTGCATGTCGAATATGTCGCTGAACGCCTGGTCCTGAGAGTTGACCGGCAGAGTAAACTGTATTACCCGACGCGGTTCAGATCGGTCATAATAATCCACTCCACCTTTTGACCGCTCTGAGGTAGTGTCTGTCTCGAGACTGATTGATGCGCCATAAGACATGTTTAAACCCGGTTCAAATGCCGGCGCGTAAAAGGCCCGGCCGATCTCAATATATCCGGCCGAGTTGGCGGTATCAACGATCTCGGTTTTCCAATAGCGGGCAGTTACTGCCGCAGTCAGAATGACATAAAAATCCTCTTGGTAACGCTTCTTGTTTTCCACGGCCGGGTAACCTTCCGGCCATACCGACAGTGCGGTTGAATCCCAAACCAACGACGTATAGCCCGAATCAGAATAGCCCCGAAATCTGACAGTGGCAGCAGAGCTGAGGTTGTGCCTAAGCAGCGCCAGGGCTCTAATGGCTCGCGGTGTGCCCATATCAGTATTGAACTGGGTGGATGCTGCCAGAGCATTCGTTGACCGGGCTTTTTTCGATAACAATGGGCTTTTCAGATTTGTCAGTGGCAGAGTGGCCGACCAGGATCCGCCGGACAATGTCGTGCTGTAACTGAGAGAATCATCCAAGCGGTTCGGGAAACAAAATAAACAAGGCATATCAGCCCCACAGATAAAAAGTGATTTTTTTAGCCGACAATTCCATATTCACGCCGATCAAGACAAATAGCTTTCCGGCATCATATCCGTAACGTGGGTACGTTATTTTTATGACTTTCCCGACCGTAGGCATGCTGGCAAGAACACTCGAGTCAATTGAGATCGATACATAATCCCGACGAACTTTCCGCAGACTAAGTTGCCGAGTGGTTTCTGTTTGTGCCGCCGCTGACGACACCAATAAACTGTCCAAGGTTATTTCTGTCGCCAACGGATGCACGGTCAAGACAGCATCATCAAAGTCATTTACCGTGCGATATTCTAAGGAAACCCGCGAAAGGTACTCCGTGGAAGGTGCGATTCTATAGGTGAAGATGTTGGCGCTATTGAACGATACGGCGATAAATGAGCCGTTACCATAAGAAATACCCTGCCAGTTGGCAGCTGACGGCAAGCCGACCTGATACCATAAAATACCGTCAGGAGAAACAGCTGCCACCTTGCTGTTATTCTCGACTGTCGCAACAAAAACCCTATTGCCATAAGTAATATTTGACCAATATGCCGTCATCGGCATGGTCCGCGCTGTCCAGGTTATTCCGTCGGGTGATGTGGCAAAAACATTGCTGTTGTAGACGATTGCCACAAAAAGCCCATTACCGAACGTGACAGACCTGCCAGCGCTGTTTGTTGGCGTCCGGGCCGTCCAGGTCACACCATCAGGAGAGGTTGCCAAAGCGCTGCCATTATAGGTAATAGCCACAAACACATTATTACCATAAGCAACGCTGGTCCAAGTACCATTAGCCAAGTCGCCTTGGCTCCAGGTAGTACCATCAGTCGAACTCAAGGCACAAACTGTACTGCTGGCAGCCAAGGCAACAAAGCGGCCATTCGCATAGGTAATAGCCACCCAAACACTTGAAACCGGCAACGTCCCAGGAGTCCAATTTATGCCGTCAGTTGATGTTGCATAAACATTGGTGGCATTGCCATTTGCCCCATTTCCCAGCAAGACAAAAGTGCCATT is a window from the Geoanaerobacter pelophilus genome containing:
- a CDS encoding DNA adenine methylase, with the protein product MNKPIFPWIGGKRRLAKHILPLIPEHTCYVEPCAGAAAILFMKEQSKVEVLNDINLDLVTLYRVVQHHLEEFLRQFKWALTSRKIFEWLQETPPETLTDIQRAARFFYLQKLSFGGKVDGRTFGTATTSMPRLNLLRLEEDLSQAHIRLARVCIEHLTWQRCMTKYDRSHTVFYLDPPYWQTEGYGVPFGIEQYQEMAEMMRAVKGHAILSINDHPDIQEIFKSFSSKLVDIDYTVGGGAKGVGRKELIIWNW